The DNA region TGTGCATCCTCTCCCGAGGCATGCCGCCGACAAGTTGGTCCCAACCAACAGCAGCTCCGCCGATAAGCGAGAAAGTGACGTCGATCTGTCGGTTGTAGAATTCCCAAAGGAGTTGGCTTGACTGCAGCTTTGGGGGCACATATGCAGTGTCGAACAGACTTGCGATGGAGCAGTCAACGGGCTTCTCCTTGATATCTCCGCCCTTGCCCCAAAACCCGAACATGACAGGTGCCGGCGCAGTCTATGCAAGTCAACACCGGACCGGTAGTTTTATGTCACCGATAGGGTAGGAGGGCGATGGGCATACCTTGGGTGCCACGACGAAGCCGTCCCTGTGACACATGACAACGTGCTGCACGTTGTCAGTTGTCGCggcaagctggccgaggtcctGGCCGGTCTCTCCGgtgccgacgacaacgacagtCGGCTTCTCACTCTTGATGTCTCGTAGCTGGTCTCGGGACTTGAATTGTGAAGAGTGAAGAACCTTTGGAACCCTTTCGAGACCCTTGATGGGCGGGATCCTGGGCTCGACGTTGAGGCCGGAacagacggcgacggcatcgcaTGTGTAATCCAGGATTGTGCCATTAGAGCGAGTAACAGTGACGATGTGGCCTCCGTCTTCGACTCGATGGACCCGTGTCACTTTGGACGAGCATTCGATATGATGGCGTAGTTCAAACCGGTCACAATACTCGTTCAGATACTGCACATAAAGCTCCGGGGTGACATAGTCGGGAGCGTCTCGCGGTAGCCGGTGGTCGGAGAAGGCGGTGAGATACTTGGACGACACGAGCTGTGGCCACGCTGCTGTGAGCCTGATATCTCTATTCGGTGGAGGGGCGCGTTCCAGCGAAATGATCATGCTTGGTAGTGGGAACTCACCTCTGCATCTTCGTAGACTCTATACTTGAATGTGCCTCCgatgtcctcctccgcctcaaAGACGCGGACCTCGATGGGCTCAATCGGGAAGTACAAGTGCGCCCACTTGAGGTATCTAGCCGTCGCCAGGCCCGCAGGTCCAGCACCAACGACAGCTACTCTGAGCGGCATGATTTTAGTTCCCGCGAGCGGACGGGAGTAAACTTCCAGCGCACGCCTTCTTTGCAGGGTCCTCCGATGTCAAAAAGCATAAGGTGAAGTTCGGCGGGAAAGGGGTTGGTtttggagaagaaaaagggcaTCAGAGCACACGCCCTTCCGCGCTACGAGGATTCGAGGAGCACGGGGAGATTGGGAATCGAAACGCGGGCGTGAGAGATAATTTAGTGGCAGTCCATCCGTAAAAGGGACGGGAAAGGGAGCCCGGAGATGGGACGACGGGGGGAAACCGGTTTGGTCTTAATACGACTTGCCTCAGACCTTGACTAGCATCCGCACAGACAACTTTgaggcacacacacactacTAAGGACGGCGAATCTCGGCGGACGAAGGGGATAAGAGGAGGTGTGCCACCGGGCCGCCTGGCTGGTTCGGTCTCTTCTGGCCTTTCACTTCCGGGAGGGGGTCGTCTGAGTCTCGTCCTCTTCCCAGGGCCAGATGAGAGATAGAGGGCCCCAAAGAACGCTTACTCCAGCCCAGAGCAGGCATAGAAGAGGAAAGGGGGCCGGGCCCAGCACCGAGCTAATGGTACGGTCCCATTGTACGTGCGTACGGGCAAACCAGCCTGTCGGCCCTCGGGAGGGAACATTCTCTCGACCCTCCCCACCCCATGCCGGTGAACCCAATCGTGAGGTTCGGCCACGGTGGATAGACCTTGCCAAGAGCGCAGTAGTGCGACTTTAGCCTCATGCGACAACGAGGACTTCCCTTGTTCTCACCGCGAGACCCTCGACACATAAGCGGGGTAGGCAATGTCTCCAGCGGGGCGGTCCCCATGAGAGGGGACCGGCTCATGTGTTGTATGGCCTCTGAGTCGTCTTGGACGTCGGCCGGGCATGTCGTCTTTGCCGTCTGGGAACATTTTGTGGGAACTCATCAGTCTTGGGTCCGGCACTTGGATGCACTATGGAGCTGCTTGTTTATGGATTGGATCCTCTCTGGGATGACCTATTGGCAGGGTATCTACTGTACCGTCAAAATGAGTTGTCCATTTCCAATTCGCGGGCTGCTGTCGTGCTTCCATCGTAAAGGACAAAGAAGctgctccccctcccccccccgagaCAAAGCGCAACGGCGCCTCGAACGTTTCCGGCCTACCATCTGTTGCCACGCCGCGCTGGCTCGAACCTTAATCAGCTGTCAAGGCTGTCATCTCGAAGACGTCCAAGATGGGTTACCGGGTGGGTTTACGGACGTACACCGCTGTGTGCCCGTGACTCTCTGTTCTGCCCACTAGTTGGTTTCTATCAGATTCAAGTATGCATTCATGTCAGCCCTCACATCTCAGAACCGCAATGGCTGACCGCCACTTCCTGTTCTCCTTGCCTCCTTCGAAGCTTGGCCCCTATTGACCAGATCCGATGGGACTTGCACAGGTCTTGTTGTTATTTTTTGCCATCAAAAACTCCTCCAGTTGTTTTCAAAGGTCAGCGCCATCGACACCGAGCATGGTTGAAGCCAACTTGGTTTCAATCTCAAATTGCTGCCCTGTCCATCCACGCAATACACTCATCCAATTTTACTGCCCGCCAACCATAGCTCCATGAAGCTCTACACGGGGCCCCTCTTATACTGGCTAAATTTAGGCTTCATGTCGATAGTAACCCCTCCCCTTTCAAATGATGGTAAGTCACCTCGAGGTAACACACACGGTGATTCACATTCTGCGAGTGTCTTTCTTTCAAGCTCAGTTCAAATCAACCTTGCAATAGGCAGTTTGAAGTCTGCCACAACATGATACGATTTAGTTGTTAAGCTTTGATTATGGCTAGCCAAAGGGACAGATCCCGACATCGCATTGAGTTTGGGGCCCACAAGGCAGCAGTGAGCTTGGCCAGCCTTCCAATTTGCGGAAAGTTCTCGCGCTCTGACCGTGCCAATGGCATGTTCAATATGACCTTCCCTACAAGTGGGAAACAGGAAACATCGCTTCGACTGTCAAGTTGGCGTCGTCTCCGTCATAAAGGCAATATTCCTACACAAATGCCATTTGCCTATGAGAAGAGTACTCTTACGTTTACTTTTAAGTGTTTGGGTTTGACATGGTTCAAGTGATGGTACTGTGCGGGTAGATACTTGACAAAACTTACGCTGCGGGTGTATTTTGCGGAGAAACCTAGTAAGAATACATTAAACTGGCATACAGGTTGTCACTTAAGAGCCATGAACAGGTCATCAAAATAGGAAAGAACTTGAAAGTGGTGTCAAATATAATTCCTGATCCATAAGCATCGCATTGGCACCAGTCATTTTTACCTATGTTGCTGTCATCCCAACGATAAGCGATGAGCTTTGAGAACTCACAGTGTACATGCTACGGCAAATCTTGTACCTCTTGTACGCATTTTATTTTGCAAGAAAAGTTGCTTCCAAAGCAGGATTGTTTCCGCCATAATAAATAGCCGTGACAAAAGACAGCAATTGGGGAATGCCGGACGTTCGCGAGATGTTGTCCAAACAGCACCTAGCAACTCTGGGAAGGCCTGCATCACTGCGTACCCAGACAATGAAATCGCTTGTATCAAATCTCATCACAGGTCTATAAATATATTACTAGGTCACTGAGACTAAAAGTGTTTGGAAATGGGGATAGAAGTTTCGAGGAGTACGAGTGGCCTCAAAATCTCTCTGGACAAAATAGATCGACATCCCGAGGAAAAGTGTAGCGCTGATACACCCGGAGAACCTCTCCCTGAAGGCTCCTGTGGGTAATACAAGAGCTTGTCTCGTACTACCTAGTTCCACAGAAAGAGCGCTGAGGATGAATTTTAGTCACCAGTTTACATAAATCTTATAGTCAACCTTTTCACTCTGTGTCTCAAACTATGTAACACTAGAGTGACGAGGGCGCTAAAGCCTGCTCGTTCAACCGACGTCTTCAGTTTTCAAGAGGCTAATCTGAAAACTTTCAATGGCGGCGAGAACTGCTCTCGTAACCTGAACCACATCAATCTACAGTTTGTTCCTTTATTAGCCTAAAATAATGAAGAACGACCTGCCATGACACCAACGTGTCGGGAGATTTGTACCTGAAGCACTTGAATTCCCCGCCACCCGAATTCTCTAGAGTCTTGTGAACACACAAAATTGCAAATTGTCTGTGGTTATTCAAGTCTGAAATCGCAAAACCAGCCATGACTGTTGCAAGAAAGAGGGTTGATAGAGGTGTCGTCGTGCCGAGCTAATTAAACACCAGATCCGTCATCCAGTACTGAACCATGGCTCAACAGCCAGCTACCCACAGATGTAGAGAGGTGAAGGCTACGTTGCCGCATGTGACGACGGATAATAAAAAGAGAATAGGATGATATTCTAAATGACAGAAGGTAGCTTTGTTGCTCAGAAAATCAGAAGACCGTAGCCCAACCCCGAGCACTGGATCGTCAACGTTGAAACAAACACCAAGTGACCCTGATACGACACTCGGCCTGATGTTGCACGCCTGCGATTCTCCTAACAAGAATTGGTTCTGTATTTTGAACTCGCCTGATCTGACTGGAAATGGAACATCCCGCTAGTTCTACATGACGTAGTTCAGCACTTCTGGTCCTTGATGGCATTTCTCATGCACCAATACTTGACTTTGTTAGGACTAGGAGGAATTCTTGTGACACCCAAGGTGGTGGAAAAGATGTTACAAGATATGCAGAAGACGGCAAAAAGTCTCCAGTAGAGAAACAGGCGTCGACATACCATCCGACATAAGTGGACTCTCAGATGACGACTTTGATTCCAAGAACAATCTTTAATGGAGACGGCGCGATTGGACGGCATGAGTTCTGTTGTTGATACTGCTATGCCCAAAGGGTTGGCTGAAGTGCTGGCGTTGTCGATAACTTTGAGGACATTCTCCAGGCCGAGATAAAAACTCAAGATAGTTTCTGGAAGGCTTCGGCGATCGTAAAAGACCGCTGGCAAGTGATGACCCAATGTCTAAATCGGAAATTCGAACTAACCCGCTCGATCGTTGCTCAACTGAGCTCCCGATAGTCACTGTTTACGTCTGGTTGGTCACAAGTCAGCTCTTGTTCCTACGAGAGACCCTTGGCTTCGTGATCCATTCTCGCTTCCGGGAATTAACACGGCTGACGCCGACCAATCAACAGGGCCTCATCATGCAGATTCTGATGAATTGGCTCCAACGGGAACTTAACGTTGGCCGCAACCCTTGCTTTCGATCCAGGAGACAGACTAAAAGGCTGCGCCGCATGCATGCATGTTGGACCATCGCGTCTGTGTTTGTTGgttcttcttcatccccgCTCGCTTCCTAGTTTCTTGCATTCCCCCTTTTCAATAAAGTGAGTGGAGTTCTTCAATTCCTCCCAATCCTTCATCTTTGAAACCAAATATTCACCTTTTGGGCTTCTCGCAAGCAGATATGTCAGCGGACCGCAATGTATTCACAGCTTCTCAAGAGTCATCCGCTGCTCGTGTGCCAGACAATGCTTCTGCTTCGCCGAACGTAGAGCATGAATCTGCCACGGTGATTAAAGCCCATAACTCAGTGCCTGTAAAGAATCGCCACGACACCGGGTCCGACGCAAGCGCAAATGCATCCAAGTCCCTGTCACCCAGCGTCCGAGACTTCAACTTTGAGAACAAGCGCCGCTATCACAAGTTCAAGGAGGGCCGATATTTGCTCCCTAatgacgacgaagaacaAGAACGAGAGGATATGAAGCATGCCATGGTTCTTCATGTTTGTGACGGAGCCTTGCACAACGCTCCTCTCAAACGTCCTCAGAAAATTCTCGAcatcggcaccggcaccggcataTGGGCCATCGATAGTGAGTACTCTTCCAGGACACCGCATGATGAGGATGTATGATGAAGAAAGGACTCGCAAGTGCCAACCTGCTGATATCAACTAGTGGGTGACGAATACCCGGAAGCCGAGATTATTGGCCTGGACCTGAGCCCTATCCAACCGCCATTTGTCCCGCCCAACGTGCATTTCATCGTTGACGATGTTGAAGCGGAATGGCTCTACCCAGAAGATTCGATCGACTACATCCATGTAAGAAACATGGCACCGGCAATCAAAGACTGGCCGAAGCTGCTGGACCAGGCATATAAGTAATGCGCCATTGCGACCCCGGGCACATGATACACACGAGGTCTAATTTCCAAACCCACCTAGCTCTCTCAAACCCGGTGGCTGGATAGAGCTCCAAGACATGCTGTTTTCGTTCGATTGCGACGACGGTACAGTCGGCCCGGACTACACGCCTAGGAAGGTGATGGGATTTCTCAAAGAAGCGCTCGAGAAATTCGGGGTGGATATCAACGCTGCCGGGAAATTCCCCGAGCGCGTTGAGGCAGCGGGATTCGTGAACCAAATTCACGATGTCAGAAAAGTGCCAGTGGGGACCTGGCCAAAGGATCCCCACTACAGGAAGGTAGGCAACTACTGTCATGCTGTCAACTACGACGCTCTAGGGTCGGTCACCAACGTGCCGTTCACAAAGGGATTGGGCTGGTCCTCTGTGGAGGTCGAGGTATTCCTGATCCAAGTGCGGAAGGATCTGTTGAACGACTCATTCCATGCGTACAACTACTACCACTCTTACTCGGCCCAGAAGCCTTTGGAAGAGAAGACGGACGACTGAAACCCAGTGATCCATGCCCATTTAGGTAGTTTACGTTTACAGCATGAAGGAAGTTGGCACATCATCATTCTTTTTTTTGGGTCGGTGACTGCTGACACGTGTCCGGGGCTCGAAGTTCCTGAGACCAACCTGTTGCAGAGGGAAATTGAGGCGGTAAAAATGTGTTTGAACGTGGCTAGATGGCTTGGAGGTCTGCCAGTGGTGACCGCAATGGCAGATAACTCACTTGAGTGATCGAAATGGCCAGAACCGACCAGTTCACGAAAAGAGATTTAAGGAGTCAGTAACTGCGAGCGCATGGCCATATCCATCATATCGACTTAATCTAACACAGCATTAGATTGCTGATGTAGCCGACAAAAGCTCTCCAGATCTTCGTGATCGATGTGGACAGGGGCACTCACTGTGATGGGTCAACGGGAACAGGAGATTATTTCCTTTTTCTCGGACTTTCGGACCAATGCCAAGTTCAATTCGGTGGCATCACGGAAAAGATGCCGCCCCTGGTTGACTTGTCTCTCCTTCAAGTGTAACCACCCACGTGCTCCGATGTTTACACAAGACAGCTACCTGGTGGCTGAAAGATGGAGCCCCGGCCGGAGATGGAGCATGGAATCCGGACTACTGCGAAGACTCCTTTTGCCATCAACGGATTGCTCCGGAAGGGAAGCGCTactcccccctcccaaaaCCGTTTGAACTTCTGCATCAAATGACGGCGATTGCTGCAAATTTGCTGGAAGGAATTGTAACTTCTGACGGTCCATCTCTTGCAAAGTAGGAGCGGTCGGAGTTGCTCAGGTCTCTCTGGGTATGCTTAAAACGTGAAGCGTAACTTTGAGTTCAGCGCTTTTCTATCGTCAACCCTCTGTCGATTCAGAAGCATAGGCAAACTGCGGGTCTATCCGCTGTCTGCCAAAAAGGCGAGATGCagattgggggggggagggatgatCTTTTTCCTATACTAGGAACTGGCTTGCAGAAAGCTGGGCCGTTTTGGGCCCCTTGGGTAATGAAGGGGTTATTGCATGCATTACGCTAGCAAAGGGCTCCAGCAGCGCTAAGGTTATATCGGGCAAGTGGACCAATGAAATGGTCCCCCGAAAGCGAGTTGGGAGTCTTGATAGCAGGATAAACAGGAATCATCGTGCCCACTCGCCCACTGCACGACATCTTGGCAATCGTATAGGGCATAGTCCACCAGATTGCAAAACTGGCAACCCCCCCGTTTTGGGATCTTTGtccgcgacaagaagaccCAGATGTACGTCGATCCGGCAAGAGGCTCAAGTTGAGCTGGTTTCTATATAAGAATGTGGAGGACTTGCCCGAAACTGTTTCCGAAGTTGTAGCTCGCATCgtctgtttctctctctctccgtctcaGTACTTTTCCGTGTTTGTTTCCAAACTCCTTTTCAGCGGCAACTCAGTTCCACGCTGGCGTGATCGAGGCCCTCTTTTACATCGATATACGCATCCGCTCTTTTATATAAAAATCCAAACactctccctcttccttttcGACACCATGCGTTTCTCCGCGTCCGTTCTTttggctgccgctgccgccgccacttCGGCCTCCGCTCAGGCCGTGGTCGGCAAGGCGTACGGTTTCGCTACCGGTGTTACCGGCGGTGGTAgcgcggccgccgtcacTCCGTcctccgccgacgagctcgccaagTTGTTGTCCGACGACACTCCCCGCACCATCCTCATCGACAAGGAGTGGGACTTCACCGGCAAGTCTGCCACCGGCGAGGGCTGCGACCGCAAGAGCTGCAGCGCCGCCAGCGGCGGTCAGCTCTACCTCGGAGACCTCTCTTGCGGCTCCTCCGACAACGTTGCGGCCACCGTCACCtacgacgtcgccggcaccgagCCCCTGATCGTCGGCAGCAACAAGAGCATCCTGGGTGTTGGTGGGAAGGGCGTCCTCAACGGTAAGGGCCTCCGCATCAAGGCCAACGCCAAGAACGTCATCGTCCAGGGCGTCGAGATCACCAACCTGAACCCCGGCGTCGTCTGGGGaggcgacgccctcgacctccaGGGCGGCAACGACGGTGTCTGGATCGACCACTGCAAGTTCTCCCTCGTCGGCCGCCAGTTCATCGTCAGCCACTACGACGGCTCCCGCGCGACCATCTCCAACAACGAGTTCGACGGCGTCACCaagacctcggcctcgtgcAACGGCAACCACTACTGGACCATGATGCTCAACGGCAAGGGCGACCAGATCACCCTCGACAAGAACTACTTCCACGACGTCTCCGGCCGCGCCCCcaagctcggcgacgccggcaccTTCCAGGCCACCAACAACCTCTTCAGCAACATGAAGGGCCACACCTTTGAGCTGTACTCCGGCACCTACGCCCTCATCGAGGGCAACgccttcgaggccgtcgacagCCCGTACGCCGGCGAGGCCTTCGCCAACAGCTTCAACGTCCCCgacgcctccgccgccaactCCTGCAAGTCCACAATCGGCCGTGCCTGCGCCGTCAACAGCGTCGACTCCAGCAGCGGCGAGTTCAAGGCCCTGTCCAAGACCAACGCCCTGTCGACCTTCTCCAAGCTCAAGGACTACctcgtcgagcccgtcgccgccaccggtgTCGCCAGCCTCGTCAAGGGCAGCGCTGGTCCCTCCAAcctcggctccggctccaGCTCCGCCGCGACCCCCGCCcctgccgccgatgccgaagaGACCAAGACCGAGGAGACTACCACCGAGGAGACTACCACCAAGGAGGAGCCCGCTGTTGTTGAGGAGcctgccgccgaggagcccgccgccgaggagccTGCTGCTGAGAAGCCCGCTGCCTCATCCGGCGCGTCTGCTCAGCAATGGGGCCAGTGTGGTGGCAACGGCTGGACTGGTCCCACCGCCTGTGCCGCCGGTACCTCGTGTGTTGTCCAGAACGAGTGGTACTCCCAGTGCCTCAGCTCTGCCGCCAGACGTAGCATGAAGTCCCTGCGCCGTCGCTAGATCTTTGTCAGACTACGGACTACCCATGAGACCCTGAAGGATGTGAATACTCCACAGCCAAGCAGGAAGATGTACTTTCGTACCTAGAGCTAAAGAATTTCAATCTAATACGGTTATTACCACTCGCATTACAGCCAGCAACTCATCTGGGCAGACGTGAATCGGCCAGCTAAAACCAACTTGATGTAACCGTATTCTTATTGTACCTGAAATGTTGCTGAGATCGCGGACAGTTGTAGAAGCAAAGTTCTTGTCAGAAGTGTGTCTTTTCCAGCTGATACTGTAAAGCTCTAGGCTCTACCTTGCCATTCAACCGGCGGAAGTTTACCTACGACGGACGAGCTGGGTTGTAGACAGGCAGTGGTGAAGCGTCCATCGTTGATACTTGAGCAGCCGGCAACGAAGTAGGCATGAGGTAACTGACGCGACCAAGGCACTTCGATGAGAAAGTGAATTGTCGTCGGGCTCTGAGCATGGCGAGAAGGGAATGACATCTTGAGATGTAGCATTCAGGAAGTGCGGTCGGCTTTCTGGCGCTTGGTGACTTGACCACGCCATCAAAACTTGAGGTAGCTCGTCATCTTCTAAATGTGAACAATCCAAGCGATGAAGGCTTGTAGAATGTGGCAAAAGATTTTTAACATGCTCGAGGTGAGCTTAGTGGTTCAATTGGAGAAGAGTTGTATCACAGTGTTTCGTAGGTCGGTCCGCGGGGGCTGTAGTAACTCAAACTCCACAGAGTGAGTGAGATCTGAGGTATAATTACTGTTCTTCCATTGCTGGAAAAAAAGACCTTGACTGTCAGAATGAGACGATTTCCACTTCGCCTTTGCTCGATCTTGGCCCATTCCGCTCTCGCCACCCCATTTGCTAGGGTTTCTTTCAGGCGATGTCGCTTCGCAGTCCGGCACTGTCGTGGCTGATATTCTCCATTGGATCAACAACAGTTACCAAGGGGCTGTGGTGAA from Colletotrichum higginsianum IMI 349063 chromosome 4, whole genome shotgun sequence includes:
- a CDS encoding TAM domain methyltransferase gives rise to the protein MSADRNVFTASQESSAARVPDNASASPNVEHESATVIKAHNSVPVKNRHDTGSDASANASKSLSPSVRDFNFENKRRYHKFKEGRYLLPNDDEEQEREDMKHAMVLHVCDGALHNAPLKRPQKILDIGTGTGIWAIDMGDEYPEAEIIGLDLSPIQPPFVPPNVHFIVDDVEAEWLYPEDSIDYIHVRNMAPAIKDWPKLLDQAYNSLKPGGWIELQDMLFSFDCDDGTVGPDYTPRKVMGFLKEALEKFGVDINAAGKFPERVEAAGFVNQIHDVRKVPVGTWPKDPHYRKVGNYCHAVNYDALGSVTNVPFTKGLGWSSVEVEVFLIQVRKDLLNDSFHAYNYYHSYSAQKPLEEKTDD
- a CDS encoding Pectin lyase — encoded protein: MRFSASVLLAAAAAATSASAQAVVGKAYGFATGVTGGGSAAAVTPSSADELAKLLSDDTPRTILIDKEWDFTGKSATGEGCDRKSCSAASGGQLYLGDLSCGSSDNVAATVTYDVAGTEPLIVGSNKSILGVGGKGVLNGKGLRIKANAKNVIVQGVEITNLNPGVVWGGDALDLQGGNDGVWIDHCKFSLVGRQFIVSHYDGSRATISNNEFDGVTKTSASCNGNHYWTMMLNGKGDQITLDKNYFHDVSGRAPKLGDAGTFQATNNLFSNMKGHTFELYSGTYALIEGNAFEAVDSPYAGEAFANSFNVPDASAANSCKSTIGRACAVNSVDSSSGEFKALSKTNALSTFSKLKDYLVEPVAATGVASLVKGSAGPSNLGSGSSSAATPAPAADAEETKTEETTTEETTTKEEPAVVEEPAAEEPAAEEPAAEKPAASSGASAQQWGQCGGNGWTGPTACAAGTSCVVQNEWYSQCLSSAARRSMKSLRRR